The Eurosta solidaginis isolate ZX-2024a chromosome 4, ASM4086904v1, whole genome shotgun sequence genome includes a window with the following:
- the LOC137250832 gene encoding uncharacterized protein has protein sequence MGFRLERQDAEIREMTRALADLDNKLNSPKMRNPFLMKQNTTERCSPNMSPRRGSSTSNVLLQHNNLSNRNRAVAVPAQSQVDNQMKSRLASSSMHVATPDTGSQ, from the exons ATGGGTTTCCGCTTAGAGCGGCAAGACGCAGAAATAAGAGAGATGACTAGAGCGCTGGCCGATTTAG ATAATAAACTCAATTCACCAAAGATGCGTAATccatttttgatgaaacaaaatACCACAGAGCGATGCAGTCCTAATATGAGTCCGCGTCGCGGTAGTAGCACGTCAAATGTGTTgttacaacataataatttatcGAACAGAAATCGGGCAGTAGCTGTCCCTGCACAATCACAAGTAGACAATCAAATGAAATCACGTTTAGCCAGCAGTTCGATGCATGTTGCAACACCAGACACTGGCTCTCAATAA
- the LOC137250831 gene encoding WD repeat domain phosphoinositide-interacting protein 2-like, whose protein sequence is MVTAEKPNCLQMLHFKKNQNICHCVYGSNIHSIRMNRTSLTDSLHIHDIRDLKMLHQIENNAPNELGLNTETVHIFKIDEKAVMIALDALALQVAKIASARQLEKAEKHSSHFADDAKSETAVVTAATDTTVISTSPSSGCSV, encoded by the exons atggtgacagcagagaaacccaactgtttacaaatgttacacttcaaaaagaatcaaaatatctgccattgcgtctacggctcaaatatacACAGTATACGAATGAATCGAACGAGCCTAACGGATAGTTTACATATTCATGATATACGAGACTTGAAAATGttacatcaaatcgaaaataatgcaccaaacgaactgggtctgaatactgaaacagtacacatattcaaaatcgatgagaaggctgtgatgatagCATTAGACG ctttaGCTTTACAAGTAGCAAAAATTGCTTCCGCcaggcaattggaaaaggcagagaagcattcatcacactttgcggatgatgcaaagtcagaaactgctgttgtaactgctgccaccgacacaacggtcatctctacttcgccgagtagcggctgttCCGTCtaa